A region of Chloracidobacterium sp. DNA encodes the following proteins:
- a CDS encoding efflux RND transporter permease subunit, whose amino-acid sequence MQWLAEICVHRPVFATVIVMFLTVVGGFSFFTLGVDRFPKIDLPTISVSTNNTGAAPEEMENEVTDIIEGALNTVPGIDEMRSTSSRGGSNITLTFNLEKDPDQAFQEVQQKLSTVINRLPENADPPVARKSDPDSQPVLMYAISAPRKVADLTDMAETLIQERIESADGVGEVVIFGGRSKQIKLYVDPDRLRAYNLSVTQVTNAVTAQNQELPGGTLVEGAKTVGLRTLSKLTDVKEFNEIVIATINGFPVKFKDVGRVEEAGADATSSTSLNGVQSVSVAIRKQSGSNTVALINNVKTRMAAIIPTLPDDVRVSVIRDQSEFIETSLHAIEEHLILGGIFAAIIVFLFLWNVRTTFIAALAIPTSIIAAFAAIAAMGYTLNQMTMLALTLMVGIVIDDAIVVLENIYRFVEEKGMDPFRAAVEGTREIGLAVLATTLALLAVFIPVGFMTGIVGRFMSSFGLTSAAAIAVSLIVSFTLTPMLAARWIKPKHKPGADPKDDAIILDGVRENEHSEHESGSKSGWFYGKIDGIYTWMLHLSMRFRWVIVLICVIAVASIAPLYNFVGMAFLPDEDESLYQVNLRAPQGTSLAATQSMLDRIARDIREQVPGVKDTVVNIGGGGGGGGGGGGNSGQVNVSLQSLSEREHSQSDLIARTRNLVKKYSSKDYRVTVSAASSIAGSIGLGRGGSGVGYFISGPDTNKLNDYANQVLAKLQQDPTFRDPDTSIDTGSPEVRFVIDRVRAADLGVQAADISRALNIAAAGQRVSTFSSGTKQYDVLVQADEPFRRTRENLAYFTVSSSRGGTVSLDKLVSIEEGVSPSSIPRLNRQRIVTISSSLPPNSSESDALAKLEQYVKQLNLPAEYSTGVTGQSKELQRAYSSFMLAFLLSFVFMYLVLAAQFESFIHPVTILITLPLSIPFALLSTAIAGQTLNIFSALGILLLFGIVKKNAILQIDHTNTLRAKGMNRYDAIIQANRDRLRPILMTTIALVAGMIPLVIGSGAGAATNRSIGILVVGGQSMCLLLTLLAVPVFYSLFDDAQEANILRSIGRRLGSVTSIFKRNKADEDAVHLEKN is encoded by the coding sequence ATGCAATGGCTGGCTGAGATCTGTGTTCACCGTCCGGTTTTCGCGACCGTAATTGTGATGTTTTTGACGGTCGTCGGCGGTTTCAGCTTCTTTACGCTCGGCGTTGACCGTTTTCCCAAGATCGATCTTCCGACGATCTCCGTATCCACAAATAATACCGGTGCAGCTCCTGAAGAAATGGAGAATGAGGTCACCGACATTATCGAAGGTGCTCTCAACACCGTTCCCGGCATCGACGAGATGCGATCAACATCGTCACGCGGCGGTTCGAACATTACCTTAACCTTTAATCTCGAAAAAGATCCCGACCAGGCATTTCAGGAAGTCCAGCAAAAACTCAGCACGGTTATTAACAGGCTGCCGGAGAATGCGGATCCGCCCGTCGCTCGCAAGTCCGACCCCGATTCGCAGCCGGTCTTAATGTATGCGATAAGCGCTCCGCGAAAGGTCGCCGATCTGACAGACATGGCAGAGACTTTGATACAGGAACGCATCGAGTCTGCTGACGGCGTCGGCGAGGTCGTCATTTTTGGCGGACGCTCGAAGCAGATAAAACTCTATGTTGATCCTGACCGGTTGCGTGCTTACAACCTTTCCGTCACGCAGGTCACAAATGCCGTCACGGCGCAGAATCAAGAGCTGCCCGGCGGCACGCTTGTCGAGGGAGCGAAAACGGTCGGGCTCCGAACGCTAAGCAAGCTGACCGACGTAAAAGAGTTTAACGAGATCGTTATTGCAACGATCAACGGATTTCCAGTCAAGTTCAAAGACGTAGGCAGAGTGGAAGAAGCGGGAGCGGACGCGACTTCGTCAACTTCGCTCAATGGCGTCCAGTCGGTTTCCGTCGCGATCCGAAAACAATCGGGCTCGAACACTGTCGCCCTTATCAACAACGTCAAAACAAGAATGGCCGCGATCATTCCGACGCTGCCCGACGATGTCAGGGTTAGCGTAATTCGCGACCAATCTGAATTTATCGAGACCTCGCTTCATGCAATTGAAGAACACTTGATCCTCGGCGGCATTTTTGCGGCCATTATCGTATTTCTCTTTCTGTGGAATGTCAGAACTACTTTTATCGCTGCGCTTGCAATACCGACTTCGATAATTGCGGCTTTTGCAGCGATCGCAGCGATGGGCTATACGCTCAATCAGATGACGATGCTGGCGTTGACGCTTATGGTCGGCATTGTTATTGATGACGCGATCGTAGTTCTCGAAAACATCTATCGTTTTGTCGAAGAAAAAGGGATGGACCCGTTTCGCGCCGCCGTCGAAGGCACGCGAGAGATCGGTCTCGCGGTGCTTGCGACAACCTTGGCTCTGCTCGCAGTTTTTATTCCGGTTGGGTTCATGACAGGCATAGTCGGTAGATTTATGTCGTCCTTTGGACTTACGTCGGCAGCCGCGATCGCCGTTTCGTTGATAGTTTCCTTCACGCTCACACCGATGCTTGCGGCGCGGTGGATCAAGCCAAAACATAAACCAGGTGCTGATCCAAAAGATGACGCCATCATCCTTGACGGCGTTCGCGAAAATGAACATTCTGAGCATGAAAGCGGTTCTAAGTCGGGCTGGTTTTACGGAAAGATCGACGGCATTTATACATGGATGCTCCATTTATCAATGCGGTTTCGGTGGGTGATCGTGCTTATTTGTGTCATTGCTGTAGCATCGATAGCTCCGCTTTATAACTTTGTCGGTATGGCGTTCTTGCCGGACGAAGACGAGTCGCTTTATCAAGTGAACTTACGAGCGCCGCAAGGCACATCGCTCGCGGCGACTCAGTCGATGCTCGATAGGATCGCGCGCGACATCCGTGAGCAAGTGCCCGGCGTGAAAGATACCGTCGTCAATATCGGCGGTGGCGGCGGTGGTGGTGGCGGTGGCGGTGGAAATTCTGGGCAAGTAAATGTAAGCCTACAGTCCCTCAGCGAGCGAGAGCATTCTCAGTCGGATCTGATCGCACGAACTCGAAATCTGGTTAAGAAATATTCGTCAAAAGATTATCGCGTGACGGTCTCGGCGGCATCGTCGATCGCAGGCAGCATCGGTTTGGGACGCGGCGGTTCGGGAGTCGGTTATTTCATTTCCGGGCCGGACACAAACAAGCTGAACGATTACGCAAATCAGGTCCTTGCGAAATTACAACAGGATCCGACGTTTCGCGACCCTGACACGTCAATTGATACAGGCTCGCCCGAAGTGCGGTTTGTTATCGACCGAGTGAGGGCAGCAGATCTGGGAGTTCAGGCAGCTGATATTTCGCGAGCTTTGAATATTGCCGCAGCGGGCCAGCGTGTTTCTACATTCAGTTCGGGCACGAAGCAATACGATGTTTTGGTACAGGCCGATGAGCCTTTTCGCCGAACGCGAGAAAATCTTGCCTATTTTACCGTATCGTCGTCGAGGGGCGGAACAGTGAGCCTCGACAAATTGGTTAGCATCGAAGAAGGCGTCAGCCCGTCCTCGATTCCGCGTCTCAACCGCCAGCGTATTGTTACGATCTCATCGAGCCTGCCGCCAAACTCTTCTGAATCCGATGCTCTCGCAAAGCTCGAACAGTATGTAAAGCAGTTGAATTTACCAGCAGAATATTCGACTGGTGTGACGGGACAGTCAAAAGAGCTTCAGCGTGCATACAGTTCTTTCATGCTGGCGTTTCTGCTTTCGTTCGTTTTTATGTATCTGGTTTTGGCGGCTCAGTTCGAATCGTTTATCCATCCGGTAACGATCCTTATTACGCTGCCGCTTTCGATACCTTTTGCTTTGCTCTCGACAGCGATAGCAGGACAAACGCTGAACATATTCTCGGCGCTAGGCATCTTGCTACTGTTTGGAATAGTAAAGAAAAATGCGATCTTGCAGATCGACCATACTAATACTTTGCGAGCGAAAGGCATGAACCGATACGACGCAATAATTCAGGCAAATCGCGACCGTCTGCGACCGATCTTGATGACAACAATTGCACTGGTTGCCGGGATGATACCTTTAGTCATTGGCAGCGGAGCGGGCGCAGCGACAAATCGTTCCATCGGCATTTTAGTTGTCGGCGGACAATCGATGTGTCTGCTTCTTACGCTGCTAGCGGTTCCGGTATTTTATTCCCTTTTCGACGACGCGCAAGAGGCAAACATTCTTCGATCCATCGGTCGTCGTCTCGGATCTGTAACATCTATATTTAAGCGGAATAAAGCTGATGAAGATGCAGTACATTTAGAAAAGAATTGA
- a CDS encoding efflux RND transporter periplasmic adaptor subunit, producing MKLFVCAAFLLGSLSCGSQSSNRTGRGNSNTDQSKTDTAIAITVGKSESRQIASAIKATGSLLADETSDVAPKTAGKISNVYVNVGRFIQSGSPIAKIDDKDAKAQLATSQAEVKQAVAAVRQAEAKLGLEPNGSFNASTIPEVRAANANYQLALAEQKQAEANEARYRDLVQSGDVAMIAYEQYLTARDTARAKANNAKEMLNAVANNARESNQAIVSAKAAVEAAQTQVANAKRAIADTIILAPFSGFVSSRPVAVGEYVSSASIVATVLRTNPIKAQIQIAEADVPSVSIGKGVSIEVDAYKDRKFAGTVSAVNPSIDAASRAAQVEATIENGDNAIRSGMFVTATINREGGNMAVFVPKIAVFNDQSTQSFKVFVIEENVARLRVVQLGIEEGDSYQILSGVAADETIATSNLDQLFEGAKVSF from the coding sequence TTGAAACTATTTGTGTGCGCGGCGTTCTTGCTTGGGTCGCTTTCTTGCGGCTCGCAAAGCTCAAACCGAACTGGCCGCGGCAACTCGAACACCGATCAAAGCAAAACGGATACTGCCATCGCTATCACCGTTGGCAAAAGCGAATCCCGGCAAATTGCATCGGCCATCAAAGCAACAGGAAGTTTGCTCGCCGACGAAACCTCGGACGTGGCTCCAAAAACCGCGGGAAAGATCTCAAATGTATATGTGAACGTAGGCCGTTTTATACAGAGCGGTTCGCCTATCGCAAAGATCGACGACAAAGATGCAAAAGCACAGCTGGCAACCTCACAGGCTGAGGTGAAGCAGGCTGTCGCGGCCGTTCGTCAGGCGGAGGCAAAACTTGGGCTTGAGCCAAATGGTTCGTTCAATGCATCGACTATCCCTGAGGTTCGCGCCGCAAATGCAAATTATCAGCTAGCACTCGCCGAACAGAAACAGGCAGAAGCGAATGAGGCTCGCTATCGCGACCTAGTGCAGTCAGGCGACGTTGCAATGATCGCTTATGAGCAATACCTCACTGCCCGCGACACGGCTCGAGCAAAAGCTAACAATGCCAAAGAAATGCTAAATGCAGTAGCTAATAATGCACGCGAGAGCAATCAAGCAATTGTGTCCGCAAAAGCTGCGGTCGAAGCTGCGCAAACACAAGTAGCAAACGCAAAGCGAGCGATTGCCGATACAATTATCCTGGCTCCGTTCTCAGGCTTTGTCAGCAGCCGTCCTGTTGCGGTCGGCGAATATGTTTCGTCGGCGTCGATCGTAGCGACAGTACTTAGAACAAATCCGATCAAGGCTCAGATACAGATCGCCGAAGCAGACGTGCCCTCTGTCTCGATAGGCAAAGGCGTTTCGATCGAGGTTGATGCTTACAAAGACCGTAAATTTGCCGGCACGGTATCCGCCGTCAATCCTTCGATAGATGCTGCGTCGCGTGCTGCTCAAGTCGAAGCAACTATAGAGAACGGTGACAACGCAATTCGTTCAGGTATGTTCGTCACCGCGACCATCAATCGCGAAGGCGGCAATATGGCTGTGTTCGTTCCAAAGATCGCGGTTTTCAACGACCAGTCAACGCAATCCTTCAAGGTTTTTGTCATCGAAGAAAATGTCGCACGACTTCGCGTTGTCCAACTTGGTATCGAAGAGGGCGACTCATATCAAATACTATCCGGCGTCGCTGCGGATGAAACCATCGCTACAAGCAATCTTGACCAATTATTCGAAGGAGCAAAAGTTAGTTTCTAG
- a CDS encoding carboxypeptidase regulatory-like domain-containing protein translates to MLSFTRRHLVIAIVFSCCAVFALANFSSIGKAYVDSAIVVPKTAARVGGISVSLPHVNAMPGIVLIPITVGDTTGQGIISYDLNIDFNPAIVQPASPAFEQAGTLSSAMSITPNSNNPGHLIVSAFQAANLTGAGTLLILRFNVIGGAGQSTALTFADYTDPGGIFHPGFVFNEGDPTVSLTNGSVAIPSDPTPTSTVTHTPTNTNTPTNTPTPPQYQIFDIGVVQSGDGASQGMGVSPGGLAVGRSVRTGGAQAFTYIGGAGIAGLPNLAARPFCVSNSAADTGIGHIVGTCSTTLFGTSRLPTIWQGGAVSQLPLPSGETLGDAYDMNSSIIAVGSVGSGSFQRGVIYNGATATVISQTTSNGSFFTTAFGINDSNRIAGIGIDPNNAARNVPMVYDIGAGSAIDIGALSGFNGGIAFGIGNGGHVVGSSMLNQGSGLPFIWTQAGGMVAIPLPDGTTQGSARGVNTAGWAVGTASSAFAIPFLYTGSATFRLADLIPSGTGWDLSTNTSSSAMGISDNNIIVGTGVLNGAVHAYAMVPAFQSTPTSTATATGTVINTATATATGTVSFETTTPTPTNTSTATSTLTNTPTANPTMTISQTGTPTPTATNTPRPTDFGTMTPTFTSTATPSATPVITFSSATYIEDESQIAIISITRTGNLSGTNVVAFSTADGTATGGASCSTGVDYISGNGQPVTFFPNDQTVIVVVTICGDSITEPDQTINLLLSGANLGSPSTAVLMINDTASTFRSTTPVVFNQGQPAAPYPSNLTVTGGPTQIGSMRVTLYDFTTTSVSVRNTHFLLVSPSGQHFVLMANTGGTATNGLATVNFTDTAGQIVPNNAFLVTGDYEPTSLGTVPIFPSPAPSPPYNLPGGTVGGTGTQTLLGNFGGTNSNGVWSLYIRDSGNVFVPSGSAGEIFGGWGLEFLPSTAAGASISGRVLTADGFGIRNAKVVISGNSLSEPLVVTTGSFGYFTFDGLAVGETYVVTVNSQRYRFSTPSRVISLIDNVTEADFVADPLE, encoded by the coding sequence ATGTTGTCGTTTACACGCAGGCATCTCGTCATCGCCATTGTGTTCTCTTGCTGCGCGGTTTTTGCACTGGCAAATTTCAGCTCGATCGGAAAAGCATATGTTGATAGTGCGATAGTAGTGCCTAAGACAGCGGCACGAGTTGGCGGCATTTCGGTCTCGTTGCCACATGTTAATGCGATGCCGGGAATTGTGTTGATACCAATTACTGTTGGAGATACAACGGGGCAGGGCATAATCTCCTATGACCTGAACATCGATTTCAATCCTGCGATAGTGCAGCCTGCAAGTCCCGCGTTTGAACAGGCAGGAACGTTGAGCAGCGCGATGTCCATCACTCCAAACTCGAACAATCCTGGACACCTTATTGTTTCAGCTTTTCAGGCGGCGAATTTAACAGGCGCTGGAACATTGTTGATATTGAGATTTAACGTGATCGGAGGTGCCGGACAATCGACAGCTCTGACTTTTGCGGATTACACCGATCCGGGCGGTATTTTCCATCCAGGGTTTGTGTTCAATGAAGGCGATCCGACAGTTTCGCTGACAAACGGCAGTGTAGCAATACCGAGCGATCCAACTCCGACCAGCACAGTTACCCATACTCCGACGAATACCAACACGCCTACAAACACACCGACTCCGCCTCAGTATCAGATATTCGATATTGGCGTTGTACAGTCGGGCGACGGTGCGTCGCAGGGAATGGGCGTTTCACCGGGCGGCCTTGCGGTTGGGCGTTCGGTTCGAACGGGTGGAGCACAGGCATTTACTTATATCGGCGGAGCGGGCATTGCCGGACTTCCAAATCTCGCGGCTCGTCCGTTCTGTGTTTCAAATTCGGCAGCCGATACGGGAATTGGTCATATCGTTGGAACGTGCTCGACGACCTTATTTGGTACGAGCCGTCTGCCGACGATCTGGCAAGGCGGAGCGGTTTCGCAACTGCCGTTGCCGTCGGGCGAGACACTAGGTGACGCCTATGATATGAACTCCTCGATCATTGCTGTCGGGTCGGTGGGTAGCGGCAGCTTTCAACGCGGAGTTATTTACAACGGAGCAACGGCTACCGTCATTTCGCAAACAACCTCGAACGGCAGCTTCTTTACAACGGCGTTCGGCATCAATGACTCGAACCGCATTGCGGGCATCGGTATCGACCCCAACAACGCCGCACGTAATGTCCCGATGGTCTATGACATTGGAGCAGGCTCTGCGATCGACATCGGTGCATTGTCCGGCTTTAACGGCGGCATCGCGTTCGGTATCGGCAACGGCGGACACGTTGTTGGTTCGAGTATGTTAAATCAAGGTTCAGGCCTGCCGTTCATCTGGACTCAGGCCGGAGGTATGGTTGCGATCCCGCTGCCTGACGGAACTACACAAGGCTCAGCAAGAGGCGTCAATACCGCAGGCTGGGCGGTCGGAACCGCTTCGTCGGCATTTGCGATACCATTTCTTTACACAGGCTCAGCGACGTTCAGGCTTGCCGATCTCATCCCGTCCGGCACTGGCTGGGACCTCTCAACCAACACTTCCTCATCCGCAATGGGAATCTCCGACAACAACATTATCGTCGGAACCGGTGTTCTCAATGGTGCGGTTCATGCTTATGCGATGGTTCCGGCTTTCCAATCCACACCCACAAGTACAGCAACAGCCACAGGTACGGTGATAAATACCGCAACTGCAACGGCAACTGGGACCGTGTCATTCGAAACAACGACGCCGACACCGACGAATACGTCGACAGCAACGAGTACACTAACAAACACGCCGACGGCAAATCCAACGATGACCATTTCGCAAACAGGAACACCAACACCGACGGCGACAAACACGCCGAGGCCAACTGATTTTGGGACTATGACGCCGACATTTACGTCAACTGCGACGCCCTCGGCAACCCCCGTCATTACGTTCAGCTCGGCAACGTATATCGAGGATGAGTCGCAGATTGCGATAATCTCGATAACCAGGACCGGCAATTTATCGGGTACAAATGTAGTTGCTTTCTCTACTGCAGATGGCACGGCGACGGGAGGAGCGTCTTGCAGCACCGGCGTTGATTACATCAGTGGCAATGGGCAGCCTGTAACCTTTTTTCCGAACGATCAGACGGTGATTGTCGTGGTCACGATCTGTGGTGATTCAATCACCGAACCTGACCAAACTATCAATCTTTTGTTGAGTGGGGCAAATCTCGGCTCGCCTTCGACAGCTGTGTTGATGATAAATGATACGGCATCGACCTTCCGCAGTACGACTCCTGTTGTATTTAATCAAGGCCAACCGGCCGCACCTTATCCGTCGAACTTAACTGTTACTGGCGGTCCGACGCAGATCGGGTCGATGCGTGTGACTTTGTACGATTTTACGACTACTTCGGTGTCTGTCCGCAACACGCACTTTCTGCTAGTAAGCCCCTCAGGACAACATTTTGTTTTGATGGCCAACACCGGCGGAACTGCAACTAATGGACTGGCAACTGTAAATTTTACCGACACCGCCGGACAGATAGTTCCTAACAATGCTTTCCTTGTGACAGGAGATTATGAACCGACGTCTTTGGGAACGGTTCCGATCTTTCCATCACCGGCACCGTCGCCGCCGTACAATCTGCCGGGCGGCACGGTTGGAGGCACGGGAACGCAAACGCTATTAGGCAATTTTGGCGGAACGAACTCGAATGGCGTTTGGAGTTTGTACATACGGGACTCAGGTAATGTGTTCGTTCCAAGCGGCTCTGCCGGTGAAATATTCGGTGGTTGGGGACTTGAATTCTTGCCATCCACGGCGGCTGGCGCTTCGATCTCTGGACGTGTATTAACTGCCGACGGTTTCGGCATACGCAATGCGAAGGTTGTTATTAGCGGCAACTCGCTTAGCGAACCGCTTGTCGTGACGACGGGATCATTCGGGTACTTCACATTCGACGGACTTGCGGTCGGCGAGACGTATGTTGTGACGGTCAATTCGCAGCGTTACAGATTCAGCACGCCAAGCCGAGTGATCAGTCTTATCGATAATGTGACTGAAGCCGATTTCGTTGCCGATCCTTTGGAATGA
- a CDS encoding TolC family protein has protein sequence MLCIDSAAQTTTPTVAFTPTPDAPMPVAPTFDTPARPLPSSERVGVELDNQLSLTLEQAIEMALKNNNDIDASRNDSQISDFSLLGAKGVYDPLLVSENYYESLTTPTASAIGGAVNGAVTQKRFFSTAGLSGFSPFAGGNYSTVFNASRTTTSNTNSFLNPQYPSSLVFEYVQPLWRNRSIDNNRRTIQIAKKTIDLSDEQLKLKAVTVVYGVEQAYWDLAFAMRNLQVQIDTLKQSKEQLESNKRLAAKGVLAPIEVVAANAQISTFEQAVYTAQENITRAENVLKTFILPDRTSAEWSRALTPVTPVNTDVPRIGLDVAVTEAMRNRAEITQLEITADINRIDQRFFRNQTKPQIDLVTTYTSQGLSGTETPASINPTTGLSRVPPQLVGGLFTSLGNLAALRYPSYHVGVNISLPLRNRTAKANLGRSVVEGDKIANNRAQQEQIVEADVRNALQTLRSAESCLESATNARAAAEELYASEERQFRAGTTTFYLVLQRQTELSTARGRELQARTDLNKAVSEFNRSIGKTLEANNVTVSK, from the coding sequence ATGCTGTGCATCGATAGCGCGGCACAAACTACTACACCCACCGTCGCGTTCACTCCAACACCCGACGCTCCGATGCCTGTCGCTCCGACGTTCGACACGCCTGCTCGCCCATTGCCAAGCTCGGAAAGAGTCGGCGTCGAGCTGGATAATCAGTTGTCTTTGACGCTTGAGCAGGCCATCGAAATGGCGCTCAAAAACAATAATGATATTGATGCTTCAAGAAACGATTCACAGATCAGCGACTTCAGTCTTTTGGGAGCAAAAGGTGTTTACGACCCGCTTTTGGTCTCGGAAAATTACTACGAAAGCCTGACTACACCAACTGCCTCAGCGATCGGCGGTGCGGTAAATGGTGCGGTGACGCAGAAGCGATTTTTTTCCACTGCAGGTTTGAGCGGGTTTTCTCCTTTTGCCGGCGGAAATTATTCGACGGTTTTCAACGCTTCAAGAACGACGACGAGCAACACAAATTCCTTTCTAAATCCGCAGTATCCGTCGTCGCTTGTATTTGAATACGTCCAGCCTCTTTGGCGAAATCGGTCTATAGACAATAACCGCCGGACGATCCAGATCGCCAAAAAAACCATCGACCTTTCCGACGAACAGCTTAAGCTCAAAGCCGTTACGGTTGTGTATGGAGTCGAGCAGGCATATTGGGACCTTGCGTTCGCGATGCGCAATCTGCAAGTGCAGATCGATACTCTAAAACAGTCAAAGGAACAGCTTGAGAGCAATAAAAGGCTCGCCGCAAAGGGCGTGCTTGCTCCTATTGAGGTAGTTGCCGCGAACGCTCAGATCTCAACATTTGAACAAGCGGTTTATACTGCACAGGAAAACATAACGCGCGCCGAGAATGTACTGAAAACTTTTATACTTCCCGACCGAACATCGGCGGAATGGTCGCGGGCTTTGACGCCCGTTACGCCGGTGAATACCGACGTTCCGCGAATCGGTCTTGATGTCGCGGTTACAGAAGCAATGAGGAATCGTGCCGAGATCACCCAGCTTGAGATCACTGCGGACATTAACCGCATTGACCAGCGTTTCTTTCGCAATCAAACAAAGCCGCAGATCGATCTTGTCACAACATACACATCGCAAGGCCTTTCCGGTACCGAAACGCCCGCGTCGATCAATCCCACGACCGGTCTGAGCCGCGTTCCGCCGCAACTTGTCGGAGGTTTGTTTACATCACTTGGAAATTTGGCTGCTCTGCGTTATCCGTCGTATCATGTCGGCGTGAATATCTCCCTGCCCTTGCGGAATCGAACCGCAAAGGCCAACCTCGGTCGCTCGGTAGTCGAGGGCGACAAGATTGCAAATAATCGTGCTCAGCAGGAACAGATCGTCGAGGCTGATGTTCGAAATGCTTTGCAAACGCTGCGCTCTGCGGAATCGTGTCTCGAATCCGCAACAAATGCCCGCGCCGCAGCAGAAGAGCTTTACGCAAGCGAAGAGAGGCAGTTTCGAGCAGGCACGACGACATTTTATCTTGTGTTGCAGCGCCAGACCGAGTTAAGCACAGCTCGCGGACGGGAACTTCAGGCGCGAACCGATCTCAACAAAGCTGTCTCGGAATTCAATCGTTCTATTGGTAAAACGCTTGAGGCAAATAATGTTACAGTTTCGAAATAA
- a CDS encoding NfeD family protein yields MDQIAWILWLVLAVGLIIAETFTLGFVLLWFGIGAFAAAVVAFAGLGLAWQFAAFAVVSIALTAMSRTIFSKYFPHGDNNAMKSGVDSLPGKIGTVSTASNGALNEAAVKVFGSTWTAFPIDGETALTAGEKVEVVEVKGSSLYVRRVRDELPEWRTQ; encoded by the coding sequence ATGGATCAAATTGCTTGGATTCTTTGGCTTGTGCTTGCGGTTGGGTTAATTATTGCCGAGACATTTACGCTTGGGTTTGTACTTCTCTGGTTTGGCATCGGAGCGTTTGCAGCGGCGGTCGTCGCATTTGCGGGACTTGGGTTGGCGTGGCAGTTTGCGGCGTTTGCGGTTGTGTCGATCGCACTTACGGCGATGTCACGCACGATCTTTTCAAAGTACTTTCCGCATGGAGACAACAACGCAATGAAGTCCGGCGTCGATTCTCTGCCTGGCAAGATCGGAACGGTTTCAACGGCAAGCAATGGAGCATTGAACGAAGCGGCAGTTAAGGTCTTCGGATCGACATGGACAGCATTTCCTATCGATGGTGAAACAGCATTGACTGCGGGTGAGAAAGTTGAGGTGGTCGAGGTTAAAGGTTCGTCGCTCTACGTCCGGCGAGTCCGAGACGAACTGCCCGAATGGCGAACGCAATGA
- the mdh gene encoding malate dehydrogenase, whose amino-acid sequence MTGRNKVTVVGAGNVGATAAHWIAAKELADVVLVDIVEGTPQGKCLDLAQAAPIDGFDVKLVGANSYEETANSDVVIITAGLPRKPGMSRDDLLKTNSDIVGQVTDQVAKYSPNSIIIVVSNPLDAMAQVAFRRSGFPKNRVMGMAGVLDSARMRCFVAEELDVSVENVTCFVLGGHGDTMVPLPRYSTVAGIPITELIAKDKLDAIITRTANGGAEIVGLLKTGSAYYAPSLGAVEMTEAILKDKKKILPCAVFLEGEYGVSNLFVGVPVKLGKNGIEQIIEISLTNDERTALHKSAAAVQELVDILNV is encoded by the coding sequence ATGACTGGAAGAAATAAGGTTACGGTCGTCGGTGCTGGAAATGTCGGCGCGACGGCTGCTCATTGGATCGCTGCTAAGGAATTGGCGGACGTGGTTTTGGTTGATATCGTCGAGGGAACACCGCAAGGCAAATGCCTCGACCTCGCACAAGCTGCTCCAATTGACGGTTTTGATGTAAAACTTGTCGGTGCAAACAGTTACGAAGAAACGGCTAACTCAGATGTTGTCATTATCACGGCCGGATTGCCTCGCAAACCAGGTATGAGCCGCGATGATCTTTTGAAAACAAACTCAGACATCGTCGGCCAGGTTACCGATCAAGTTGCTAAATATTCGCCCAATTCGATCATCATCGTCGTTTCAAATCCGCTTGATGCCATGGCACAGGTCGCGTTTCGTCGCTCGGGTTTCCCGAAAAACCGCGTTATGGGCATGGCTGGAGTGCTTGATTCGGCTCGTATGCGTTGCTTTGTTGCTGAGGAATTGGATGTGTCAGTCGAGAACGTCACATGTTTTGTGCTAGGCGGACACGGCGACACGATGGTGCCGCTGCCGCGATATTCGACAGTCGCCGGTATCCCGATTACGGAACTCATCGCCAAAGACAAACTCGACGCGATCATCACCCGCACAGCCAACGGCGGAGCCGAAATCGTCGGCTTGCTCAAGACCGGCTCGGCCTACTACGCACCAAGCTTAGGTGCGGTCGAGATGACCGAAGCGATCCTCAAAGACAAAAAGAAGATCCTGCCCTGCGCAGTCTTTCTCGAAGGTGAATACGGCGTCAGCAATCTTTTCGTTGGAGTGCCCGTAAAACTTGGCAAAAACGGCATCGAGCAGATCATAGAGATCAGCCTGACCAACGACGAGCGCACCGCTCTCCACAAGAGCGCCGCTGCGGTTCAGGAGCTTGTCGATATTCTGAATGTATGA